From the genome of Thermoflexus hugenholtzii, one region includes:
- a CDS encoding LacI family DNA-binding transcriptional regulator codes for MRVTIKDIARAAGVSHTTVSRALRGSEEIRPETRARIQAIAEAMGYRPNPVARALQGRRTQTLGVVVTRLSDPFHTEVVQGIEMVAQARGYGILLSLSHEDPEKERAIVELLAAKQVDGIIVAASRLGSRYLPMLEALRIPIVLINSHQTGPYVYSVATDNVHGGYLAAAYLIRLGHRAIAYIGSRRGGRSNQDRYRGYRQALREAGLSVRPEWVVKGDGRVEGGEAAMRRLLEADPRPTAVFCYNDLTAIGALKAALRAGLRVPGDLSIIGFDGLEEGTYVTPMLTTVAQPRRQLGRLAAEMLLEILEGRPSPKRILLQGTLIERESCGPPL; via the coding sequence ATGCGCGTGACCATCAAGGACATCGCCCGGGCGGCGGGGGTGAGCCACACCACGGTCTCCCGGGCCCTGCGGGGCAGCGAGGAGATCCGCCCGGAGACCCGGGCGCGGATCCAGGCCATCGCCGAGGCCATGGGCTACCGGCCGAACCCCGTGGCCCGGGCTCTCCAGGGCCGCCGCACCCAGACCCTCGGCGTGGTGGTCACCCGCCTCAGCGACCCCTTCCATACGGAGGTGGTCCAGGGCATCGAGATGGTCGCCCAGGCCCGCGGCTACGGGATCCTCCTCAGCCTCTCCCACGAAGACCCGGAGAAGGAGCGCGCCATCGTGGAGCTCCTGGCGGCCAAGCAGGTGGACGGCATCATCGTGGCCGCCTCCCGGCTGGGCAGCCGCTATCTCCCCATGCTGGAGGCCCTGCGGATCCCCATCGTGCTGATCAACAGCCACCAGACCGGTCCCTACGTCTACTCGGTGGCCACCGACAACGTCCACGGCGGCTACCTGGCCGCGGCTTACCTGATCCGCCTGGGCCACCGGGCCATCGCCTACATCGGCAGCCGCCGGGGCGGCCGTAGCAACCAGGATCGTTACCGCGGCTACCGGCAGGCGCTGCGGGAGGCCGGGCTATCCGTCCGCCCGGAATGGGTGGTGAAAGGGGACGGGCGGGTGGAGGGCGGGGAGGCGGCCATGCGCCGGCTGCTGGAGGCCGATCCCCGCCCTACGGCGGTGTTCTGCTACAACGACCTCACGGCCATTGGCGCCCTGAAGGCGGCGCTGCGGGCCGGCTTGCGGGTGCCCGGGGACCTCTCCATCATCGGCTTTGATGGGCTGGAGGAAGGCACATACGTGACCCCGATGCTGACCACCGTGGCCCAGCCCCGCCGGCAGCTGGGACGGCTGGCGGCGGAGATGCTCCTGGAGATCCTGGAGGGCCGTCCCTCCCCGAAGCGCATCCTGCTCCAGGGGACGCTGATCGAGCGCGAATCCTGCGGGCCGCCGCTTTAA
- a CDS encoding extracellular solute-binding protein, whose translation MKRTIGSALSWMAVFVLLIAACAPAATPTPTPTAAPPTPAPSPTPAPSPTPAPVEISITCRCVKGGVNANTVKWLTETVIPAFEQQMAAKGTPVKVRLVEFGGSDEELKAQYALDLKAGKGHDVMAFDGFWTAEFVAGGLIKPLDEIAGPEVNQWEGWAHIPDRVQALLMYQGKRYGIPTGTDVRVIWYRKDLFQKAGLPANWQPTSWEDIFAAARQIKKALPDVIPMQVNAGTAMGEATTMQGFYPVLLSAGSFIYDWDKNKWIVRSPAMLDALNFYKRVYLDEKLGDARLQLIKEGRNQSFALFRDGKIAMLWEGDYFWRSVVNPAVKSEWAIPNRDEVVGWAKIPAKEPGKGYRGQDFVTISGGTGFILNPNTKHPKEAWAFLSFMFSKEMLMEFQKIEPRIRARDDVPVTGDPVMTELAKLLPLTTVRPMLPAYPKVSQAAQLATERVVSGEMTPERAMEAYAKEVTDLVGPDNVLDLMPR comes from the coding sequence ATGAAGCGCACAATCGGTTCCGCCCTATCGTGGATGGCGGTGTTCGTCCTCCTGATCGCGGCGTGCGCGCCGGCGGCCACGCCGACGCCCACCCCGACCGCCGCCCCGCCTACGCCGGCCCCCAGCCCCACCCCTGCGCCCTCTCCCACTCCAGCCCCGGTGGAGATCTCCATCACCTGCCGCTGCGTCAAGGGCGGGGTGAACGCCAACACGGTGAAGTGGCTCACCGAGACTGTCATCCCCGCCTTCGAGCAGCAGATGGCCGCCAAAGGGACCCCCGTCAAGGTGCGGCTGGTGGAGTTCGGGGGCAGCGATGAGGAGCTCAAGGCCCAATACGCCCTGGATCTCAAGGCCGGCAAGGGTCACGACGTGATGGCCTTCGATGGCTTCTGGACGGCGGAGTTCGTCGCCGGCGGGCTGATCAAGCCGCTGGACGAGATCGCCGGCCCCGAGGTCAACCAGTGGGAGGGCTGGGCCCATATCCCGGACCGGGTGCAGGCGCTGCTGATGTATCAGGGCAAGCGCTACGGCATCCCCACCGGCACCGACGTCCGGGTGATCTGGTATCGCAAGGACCTCTTCCAGAAGGCCGGCCTGCCGGCGAACTGGCAGCCCACCTCCTGGGAGGACATCTTCGCCGCCGCCCGGCAGATCAAGAAGGCCCTCCCCGATGTGATCCCCATGCAGGTTAACGCCGGGACCGCCATGGGCGAGGCGACCACGATGCAGGGCTTCTACCCGGTGCTGCTGTCGGCGGGCTCCTTCATCTACGATTGGGACAAAAACAAGTGGATCGTGCGCAGCCCGGCGATGCTGGACGCTTTGAACTTCTACAAGCGGGTCTACCTCGATGAGAAGCTGGGCGATGCCCGCCTCCAGCTCATCAAGGAGGGCCGCAACCAGTCCTTCGCCCTGTTCCGCGACGGCAAGATCGCCATGCTGTGGGAGGGGGATTACTTCTGGCGCTCGGTGGTCAACCCGGCCGTTAAGTCCGAGTGGGCCATCCCCAACCGGGATGAGGTGGTGGGCTGGGCCAAGATCCCGGCCAAGGAGCCGGGCAAGGGCTACCGGGGCCAGGACTTCGTGACCATCTCCGGCGGCACCGGCTTCATCCTCAACCCCAACACCAAGCACCCGAAGGAGGCCTGGGCTTTCCTCTCGTTCATGTTCAGCAAGGAGATGCTGATGGAGTTCCAGAAGATCGAGCCGCGGATCCGTGCTCGGGACGACGTGCCGGTGACGGGGGATCCGGTGATGACGGAGCTGGCCAAGCTGCTGCCGCTGACCACGGTCCGCCCCATGCTTCCCGCCTATCCCAAGGTCTCCCAGGCGGCCCAGCTGGCCACCGAGCGGGTGGTCTCGGGCGAGATGACGCCGGAGCGGGCCATGGAGGCCTACGCGAAGGAGGTGACGGACCTGGTCGGGCCGGACAACGTGTTGGATCTCATGCCGCGCTGA
- a CDS encoding phosphonate ABC transporter ATP-binding protein produces MVEDLWFAYRPGAWILKGVSLRVPPGGFWAIMGPSGAGKTTLMRILAGLLPIPRGRVFLLGHPLHEGLPPAMRRMVGYIPQQLGLVRGLTALENVLMGALARHDGWRTALGFFPRAEIERAYALLAALGLAEKAGEKVIRLSGGERQRVAIARTLMQDPQVILADEFVSDLDLPRAAQVLARVRELARERGLTVILNLHEIQLVQEFADHVAVLKEGRIVHESAAAALSWPALRELIEAPPEPSPVPAAPPLIAVDPRA; encoded by the coding sequence ATGGTAGAGGACCTCTGGTTCGCCTATCGTCCGGGGGCCTGGATCCTGAAGGGGGTGTCCCTGCGGGTGCCCCCGGGAGGGTTCTGGGCCATCATGGGCCCCTCGGGGGCGGGGAAGACCACCTTGATGCGGATCCTGGCCGGCCTGCTTCCGATCCCGCGCGGTCGGGTCTTCCTGCTGGGCCACCCGTTGCATGAAGGCCTGCCCCCGGCGATGCGGCGGATGGTGGGTTACATCCCTCAGCAGCTCGGCCTGGTGCGGGGCCTGACAGCCCTGGAGAACGTGCTGATGGGGGCCCTGGCCCGCCACGACGGATGGAGGACGGCCCTGGGCTTCTTCCCCCGGGCTGAGATCGAGCGGGCGTATGCCCTCCTGGCCGCCCTGGGGCTGGCGGAAAAGGCCGGCGAGAAAGTGATCCGCCTCAGCGGCGGCGAGCGCCAGCGGGTGGCCATCGCCCGCACCCTGATGCAGGACCCCCAGGTGATCCTGGCGGACGAGTTCGTCTCCGACCTGGATCTGCCGCGGGCGGCCCAGGTGCTGGCGCGGGTGCGGGAGCTGGCCCGGGAGCGCGGCCTCACCGTGATCCTGAACCTCCATGAGATCCAGCTGGTCCAGGAGTTCGCCGATCACGTGGCGGTGCTCAAAGAGGGCCGCATCGTCCACGAGAGCGCCGCCGCGGCCCTCTCCTGGCCGGCCCTTCGGGAGCTCATCGAAGCCCCTCCGGAGCCATCCCCGGTTCCCGCTGCCCCTCCCCTCATCGCCGTCGATCCGCGGGCGTGA
- a CDS encoding TenA family protein produces the protein MTRARALWEAHQDLVRRCEAHPFVQGIASGELPRERFVFYVEQDAFFLEAFARAYALGLAKAPDRETMDAFRELLQGVFEELRLHERYAARWGANLRPEPAPATQAYTDFLLRVAALEPVGHLAAAMTPCMRLYAHLGAFLRPRTNPNSPYREWVETYSSAEFEGLARRLEALLDRLPGEEEAQRALYRAALRFELAFFEAAYPTAARSG, from the coding sequence ATGACACGGGCCCGCGCGTTGTGGGAAGCCCATCAGGATCTGGTTCGGCGCTGCGAGGCGCATCCCTTCGTGCAGGGGATCGCCTCGGGGGAGCTGCCGCGGGAGCGTTTCGTCTTCTACGTGGAGCAGGACGCCTTCTTCCTGGAGGCCTTCGCCCGGGCTTACGCCCTGGGCCTGGCCAAGGCCCCGGATCGGGAGACGATGGACGCCTTCCGCGAGCTGCTCCAGGGCGTCTTTGAGGAGCTGCGGCTGCACGAACGCTACGCCGCGCGCTGGGGGGCGAACCTCCGCCCGGAGCCCGCGCCAGCCACCCAAGCCTACACGGATTTCCTGCTGCGGGTGGCGGCCCTGGAGCCGGTGGGGCATCTGGCGGCGGCGATGACCCCGTGCATGCGCCTCTACGCCCATCTGGGAGCCTTCCTCCGGCCGCGGACGAACCCGAACAGCCCCTACCGGGAGTGGGTGGAGACGTATTCCAGCGCGGAGTTCGAAGGGCTGGCGCGCCGCCTGGAGGCGCTGCTGGATCGGCTGCCCGGCGAAGAGGAAGCGCAGCGCGCCCTCTACCGGGCCGCGCTGCGCTTCGAGCTGGCCTTCTTCGAGGCCGCCTACCCGACGGCCGCTCGCTCCGGGTGA
- the phnE gene encoding phosphonate ABC transporter, permease protein PhnE: MGMKAERMERRMTVGWALGPWREFGLGLGMLAVLAALLYRMGFFEAGRLLQGGLNLARFAREMFPPDLGILPTIGGALLETLEMALAGTLLGFLFSFPLGALGSRTLFPAAVVAAARLLMAAIRTVPSLLWAVLMVIVVGLGPLAGTLALAFYTVGYLAKLYAELFEGIDPEILEAMRGVGAKRRHLIRYVLWPESANAVLSQLLFMLEYNIRASTVLGLVGAGGIGFYMQIYLSTMAYARLTTVLLTVLLLVLAMDGLSAWIRRRYLLNP; the protein is encoded by the coding sequence ATGGGGATGAAGGCGGAGCGGATGGAGCGACGGATGACGGTGGGCTGGGCGCTGGGCCCGTGGCGGGAGTTCGGGCTCGGCCTGGGGATGCTGGCGGTGCTGGCCGCGCTGCTTTACCGCATGGGCTTCTTTGAGGCCGGCCGTCTGCTCCAGGGCGGCCTGAACCTGGCGCGCTTCGCGCGGGAGATGTTCCCGCCGGACCTGGGGATCCTGCCGACGATCGGCGGCGCCCTGCTCGAGACCCTGGAGATGGCCCTGGCGGGGACGTTGCTGGGGTTTCTGTTTTCGTTCCCGCTGGGGGCTTTGGGCTCCCGCACCCTTTTCCCAGCCGCGGTGGTGGCCGCGGCTCGTCTGCTGATGGCCGCCATCCGCACGGTGCCCTCGTTGCTGTGGGCGGTGCTGATGGTCATCGTGGTCGGCCTGGGCCCCCTGGCCGGGACCCTGGCGCTGGCCTTCTACACGGTGGGGTATCTGGCCAAGCTCTACGCCGAGCTCTTCGAAGGGATCGACCCGGAGATCCTGGAGGCGATGCGGGGCGTGGGGGCGAAGCGCCGGCATCTGATCCGCTACGTGCTGTGGCCGGAGAGCGCCAACGCCGTCCTCAGCCAGCTGCTCTTCATGCTGGAATACAACATCCGCGCCTCCACGGTGCTGGGCCTGGTGGGGGCAGGGGGCATCGGGTTCTACATGCAGATCTACCTCAGCACCATGGCCTACGCCCGCCTGACCACCGTGCTGCTCACCGTGCTTCTCCTGGTCCTGGCCATGGACGGCCTCAGCGCCTGGATCCGGCGACGGTATTTGCTGAACCCGTAG
- a CDS encoding carbohydrate ABC transporter permease, with protein sequence MTVIRHVLSRILFSGFAALVGAFFALPMLWLTLAPFNARGTLAVEIPRPFTLANFQAVFANAFAVRALGNSLILAGGTMLVVTLTATLAAYALSRAEVPYYDLLTYGLILFSSVVTGTAAMVPIFLLANALGLVDTYVGVIMAFTGGLLPTAIFILRDFVEGLPRSYEESAMVCGASPWRMVWDVVMPLLRPGMMVVGIWAFVQVWGAFLIPFVLLRSPARMPAAIAIYSFYTEAGTPILTLTSAYALLYALPVLALYLFVNARYGFRFFGGIKR encoded by the coding sequence ATGACGGTGATCCGCCATGTTCTCTCCCGTATCCTCTTCTCCGGCTTCGCCGCCCTGGTGGGCGCTTTCTTCGCCCTGCCCATGCTGTGGCTGACCCTGGCTCCTTTCAACGCCCGGGGGACCCTGGCGGTGGAGATCCCCCGGCCCTTCACCCTGGCCAACTTCCAGGCCGTTTTCGCCAACGCCTTCGCCGTGCGGGCCCTGGGCAACAGCCTCATCTTGGCGGGGGGGACCATGCTGGTGGTGACCCTGACGGCCACCCTGGCCGCCTACGCCCTCTCCCGGGCGGAGGTGCCTTACTACGATCTCCTCACCTACGGCCTGATCCTCTTCTCCTCGGTGGTGACCGGCACGGCGGCCATGGTCCCCATCTTCCTCCTGGCCAACGCCCTGGGGCTGGTGGACACTTACGTTGGGGTGATCATGGCCTTCACCGGGGGGCTGCTGCCCACGGCCATCTTCATCCTGCGGGATTTCGTGGAGGGCCTCCCCCGGTCCTACGAGGAGTCGGCCATGGTCTGCGGGGCGAGCCCCTGGCGGATGGTATGGGACGTGGTGATGCCGCTGCTGCGGCCGGGGATGATGGTGGTGGGGATCTGGGCCTTCGTGCAGGTCTGGGGGGCCTTCCTTATCCCCTTCGTGCTGCTGCGCAGCCCGGCGCGCATGCCCGCCGCCATCGCCATCTACTCTTTCTACACGGAGGCGGGCACCCCCATCCTCACCCTCACCTCGGCCTACGCGCTGCTCTACGCCCTCCCGGTGCTGGCTCTCTATCTCTTCGTCAACGCCCGTTATGGGTTCCGGTTCTTCGGGGGGATCAAGCGCTGA
- a CDS encoding ABC transporter ATP-binding protein, with protein MARIRLEGVTKAFGTVVAVDAVTLDIEDGEFFALLGPSGCGKTTTLRLIAGLERPTRGRIFIGERDVTELPPQARDVAMVFQDYALYPHMTVLENIGYPLKVRRYAKPEIHRRVREVAEVLQIADLLDRRPGQLSGGQQQRAAVARALVYHPQAFLFDEPLSNLDAKLRLEARSFLKHLQKSLGITTVYVTHDQAEAMALADRIGVMDRGRLLQVGTPLEIYRRPRNTFVATFIGSPPMNLLSGRLHLAESALILTDGQALSVADRVEALRQAFREGERVWLGVRPEHLALAEGPGPTHLSARVYAVEPLGVETLVTVQVDEERLTLRLSVDEPPVLREQVWVRVPMERALFFRESGELAL; from the coding sequence ATGGCGCGAATCCGGCTGGAGGGGGTGACGAAGGCGTTCGGAACGGTGGTGGCGGTGGACGCGGTGACCCTGGACATTGAGGACGGGGAGTTCTTCGCCCTGCTGGGGCCCTCCGGGTGTGGGAAGACCACCACCCTGCGTCTCATCGCCGGGCTGGAGCGCCCCACCCGCGGGCGGATCTTCATCGGGGAGCGCGACGTCACCGAGCTCCCTCCGCAGGCCCGAGACGTAGCCATGGTCTTCCAGGACTACGCCCTCTACCCGCACATGACCGTCCTGGAGAACATCGGCTACCCGCTCAAGGTGCGCCGTTACGCCAAGCCCGAGATCCACCGCCGGGTCCGGGAGGTGGCGGAGGTCTTGCAGATCGCGGATCTGCTGGACCGGCGGCCGGGGCAGCTGTCGGGCGGGCAACAGCAGCGAGCCGCCGTCGCCCGGGCCCTGGTCTACCACCCCCAGGCGTTCCTCTTCGATGAGCCGTTGAGCAACCTGGACGCCAAGCTGCGCCTGGAGGCCCGCAGCTTCCTGAAGCACCTCCAGAAGTCCCTGGGCATCACCACTGTCTACGTCACCCATGACCAGGCGGAGGCCATGGCCCTGGCGGACCGCATCGGGGTGATGGATCGGGGCCGCCTGCTGCAGGTGGGGACGCCCCTGGAGATCTACCGGCGGCCCCGCAACACTTTCGTCGCCACCTTCATCGGAAGCCCTCCCATGAACCTGCTCTCCGGCCGCCTCCACCTGGCCGAGTCCGCCCTGATCCTGACGGACGGCCAGGCGCTCTCGGTGGCCGACCGCGTCGAGGCGTTGCGCCAGGCCTTCCGGGAGGGCGAGCGGGTCTGGCTGGGGGTTCGTCCCGAGCACCTGGCTTTGGCCGAGGGACCCGGGCCGACCCATCTCTCCGCCCGGGTCTACGCGGTGGAGCCCCTTGGGGTGGAGACGCTGGTGACGGTTCAGGTGGACGAGGAGCGCCTCACCCTGCGGCTGTCGGTGGATGAGCCGCCGGTGCTGCGGGAGCAGGTGTGGGTGCGGGTGCCGATGGAGCGAGCGCTCTTCTTCCGCGAGAGCGGGGAGCTGGCCCTGTGA
- a CDS encoding carbohydrate ABC transporter permease → MVQRRPILSLPIGLLFLLPALFFVAVFLVFPSLWVLWISLTNQTLTGETALRPQFVGLANFRYLFDPENWAVRGYFGNALRNSVLFVIGSGLIGQAGVGLAIAWAFHRRRGLLREVLYTLVILAWIIPDVVVAFMWVAYLDRDQGTLNALLSALGLGRVDWLIERPLLSVIIFNTWRGTAFSMLLFSSALAMLPPSYLEAAAVAGARPYQAFRDIILPSIRSHIVTDLILITLWTFNTFTPYLITGGGPTFRSEVVSIYTFRVAFQHFEFGRGAAVAVVMMLINLTLALAYLSTLRREARAR, encoded by the coding sequence GTGGTCCAGCGTCGCCCCATCCTGTCCCTTCCCATCGGGTTGCTGTTCCTGCTGCCCGCCCTCTTCTTCGTGGCTGTCTTCCTGGTCTTTCCCTCCCTCTGGGTGCTCTGGATCAGCCTGACCAACCAGACCCTGACCGGGGAGACGGCCCTGCGGCCTCAGTTCGTGGGCCTGGCCAACTTCCGGTATCTCTTCGACCCTGAGAACTGGGCGGTGCGGGGCTACTTCGGGAACGCCCTGCGCAACAGCGTCCTCTTCGTCATCGGCTCAGGCCTGATCGGCCAGGCAGGGGTGGGGTTGGCCATCGCCTGGGCCTTCCACCGACGCCGGGGCCTGCTGCGGGAGGTCCTCTACACCCTGGTCATCCTGGCCTGGATCATCCCGGACGTGGTGGTGGCCTTCATGTGGGTGGCTTACCTGGACCGGGATCAGGGGACCCTGAACGCCCTCCTCTCGGCCCTGGGCCTGGGGCGGGTGGACTGGCTGATCGAACGGCCGCTGCTTTCGGTCATCATCTTTAACACCTGGCGGGGAACCGCTTTCTCGATGTTGCTGTTCTCCTCGGCCTTAGCGATGCTGCCTCCCTCGTATCTGGAGGCGGCGGCGGTGGCCGGGGCCCGCCCGTATCAGGCCTTCCGGGACATCATCCTTCCCTCCATCCGCAGCCACATCGTCACGGACCTGATCCTGATCACCCTGTGGACCTTCAACACCTTCACGCCGTATCTGATCACCGGGGGCGGCCCTACCTTCCGCTCGGAGGTGGTCTCGATCTACACCTTCCGGGTCGCCTTCCAGCATTTCGAGTTCGGCCGCGGGGCGGCGGTGGCCGTGGTGATGATGCTGATCAACCTGACTCTGGCCCTGGCCTATCTCTCCACCCTGCGTCGGGAGGCCCGCGCCCGATGA
- a CDS encoding CehA/McbA family metallohydrolase encodes MKTLLRWEGRFTPADKAASDYVLLPFDMPPGVARLEVRYTFEGQGQPESPNVIDLGLFDPRGADFLRGEGFRGWSGSARTEAVLTPRAATPGYLPGPLLPGRWHVILGLYRIAPQGCACAVTVLASEEEGPLPHPPPPEGGTGELPSRPGGGAAWLRGDLQSHSHHSDAPGSLEDLVAAARRRGLDFLAVTEHNTVSHFPYLRAWSGPDLLLIPGEEVTTYYGHMNAWGLSRWLDFRCRTAEELQAVIDAAHAMGALVSINHPKTDGPPWEYPPDLPVDAVEAWQGPWPLRNRESLAFWDRLLRAGRRVTAVGGSDKHQDRPGEGTPFYQVGHPTTWVYAADRTIPAILEAIRSGRVVITADVDAPWLELTAERGDTTWMVGETVPPGGAVRVRYRVWEGKGLHLRLLSREGELLFLPVDRSPFEGVLELDLGRHRYVRAELRGVRHFAEETPDDLPMVAMTNPIWGGPGSEGP; translated from the coding sequence ATGAAGACCCTGCTTCGCTGGGAAGGCCGCTTCACCCCGGCCGACAAGGCAGCTTCGGATTATGTGCTCCTGCCCTTCGACATGCCCCCCGGCGTCGCCCGCCTCGAGGTCCGCTACACGTTCGAGGGCCAGGGCCAGCCGGAGAGCCCGAACGTGATCGACCTGGGCCTGTTCGACCCGCGAGGGGCCGACTTCCTGCGCGGGGAGGGTTTCCGGGGCTGGAGCGGGAGCGCCCGAACGGAGGCGGTGCTCACGCCCCGGGCGGCCACCCCAGGCTATCTGCCCGGCCCTCTCCTCCCCGGCCGCTGGCACGTGATCCTGGGGCTCTACCGCATCGCCCCCCAGGGTTGCGCCTGCGCGGTGACCGTTCTGGCCTCCGAGGAGGAAGGGCCGCTCCCGCATCCCCCACCCCCGGAGGGGGGAACCGGGGAGCTTCCCTCCCGGCCCGGCGGCGGAGCAGCCTGGCTGCGGGGGGACCTCCAGAGCCACAGCCATCACAGCGACGCGCCGGGCTCCTTAGAGGACCTGGTGGCCGCCGCCCGGCGGCGGGGACTGGATTTCCTGGCGGTGACGGAGCACAACACCGTCAGCCACTTCCCGTATCTGCGAGCCTGGAGCGGGCCGGATCTCCTGCTCATCCCGGGGGAGGAGGTGACCACGTATTACGGCCACATGAACGCCTGGGGCCTCTCCCGCTGGCTGGATTTCCGCTGCCGGACGGCGGAGGAGCTGCAGGCGGTCATCGACGCCGCCCACGCCATGGGCGCCCTGGTCTCCATCAACCACCCCAAGACCGACGGGCCACCCTGGGAGTATCCCCCGGACCTCCCGGTGGATGCCGTGGAGGCCTGGCAGGGGCCATGGCCCCTGCGCAACCGGGAATCCCTGGCCTTCTGGGACCGGCTGTTGCGGGCCGGGCGCCGGGTGACGGCGGTGGGAGGCAGCGATAAACACCAGGACCGACCCGGCGAGGGCACGCCCTTTTATCAGGTCGGCCACCCCACCACCTGGGTGTATGCGGCGGATCGGACGATCCCGGCCATCCTGGAGGCCATCCGCTCCGGCCGGGTGGTGATCACCGCGGACGTGGACGCGCCGTGGCTGGAGCTCACGGCCGAGCGCGGGGATACGACCTGGATGGTTGGGGAGACCGTCCCGCCCGGCGGCGCTGTCCGGGTGCGCTATCGGGTGTGGGAAGGGAAGGGCCTGCACCTGCGGCTGCTCTCCCGGGAAGGGGAGCTCCTCTTCCTCCCGGTGGATCGTTCTCCCTTCGAGGGGGTGCTGGAGCTCGACCTGGGCCGCCATCGCTACGTCCGGGCGGAGCTACGGGGCGTGCGGCATTTCGCGGAGGAGACCCCGGATGACCTGCCGATGGTCGCGATGACCAACCCCATCTGGGGAGGCCCGGGTTCGGAGGGGCCGTGA
- the cytX gene encoding putative hydroxymethylpyrimidine transporter CytX, with product MLLRKPWTELLPRIQAPPEWGIEPVPAEARRLGFLDYAVLWGDLGVGLLVMAAGALLVPGLGLPQALLAIVVGTLLGNLLLAATGYIGSRTGAPTMVLLRPALGRLGSYLPTALNVLQLIGWGAFEILIMAQAANFISARFLGFSSYPFWAIAFALWCTLMAVGGPLVVVRQWLEKFAVWLVLLTTLWLTVHLLTRGDLAALWRQPGTGEMPFWLAVDLVAAMPISWMPLVADYNRFARRAGPAFWGTYIGYFIANVWFYGLGALLLLSARSSDLVQAIGALAIGWIVLPIILVDETDNAFADIYSAAVSLQNIWPRARQALFAVLIGAICLILALTVPLAQYENFLLLIGTFFVPLFGVLAADYFVLRRSYTEADLYQPLAFRWEGVIAWALGVVTYQALARLAPSVGATFPAFGVSFLAYLGIAGALRGIGRVRPERA from the coding sequence ATGCTGCTGCGCAAGCCGTGGACGGAGCTCCTCCCCCGCATCCAGGCACCCCCCGAGTGGGGCATCGAGCCGGTGCCGGCAGAGGCGCGCCGGCTGGGCTTCCTCGACTACGCCGTGCTGTGGGGAGACCTCGGCGTGGGGTTGCTGGTGATGGCCGCCGGCGCGCTGCTGGTGCCCGGGCTGGGGCTGCCCCAGGCGCTGCTGGCCATCGTCGTCGGGACCCTGCTGGGGAACCTGCTGCTGGCGGCGACGGGCTACATCGGCAGCCGCACCGGCGCCCCCACGATGGTGCTGCTCCGCCCCGCCCTGGGACGCCTCGGCTCCTATCTCCCCACCGCCCTCAACGTGCTGCAGCTGATCGGCTGGGGAGCCTTCGAGATCCTCATCATGGCCCAGGCCGCCAACTTCATCAGCGCCCGCTTCCTCGGCTTCTCCAGCTACCCCTTCTGGGCCATCGCCTTCGCCCTCTGGTGCACCCTGATGGCCGTCGGGGGACCGCTGGTGGTGGTGCGCCAGTGGCTGGAGAAGTTCGCCGTCTGGCTGGTGTTGCTGACCACCCTCTGGCTCACCGTCCACCTGCTGACCCGCGGGGATCTCGCGGCGCTGTGGCGGCAGCCCGGGACCGGGGAGATGCCCTTCTGGCTCGCCGTGGACCTGGTGGCGGCGATGCCCATCTCCTGGATGCCCCTGGTGGCGGATTACAACCGCTTCGCCCGGCGGGCCGGCCCCGCCTTCTGGGGCACCTACATCGGGTATTTCATCGCCAACGTCTGGTTCTACGGCCTCGGCGCCTTGCTCCTCCTGAGCGCCCGGTCCAGCGACCTGGTCCAGGCCATCGGGGCCCTGGCCATCGGCTGGATCGTGCTGCCCATCATCCTGGTGGACGAGACGGACAACGCCTTCGCGGACATCTATTCGGCGGCGGTCTCCCTGCAGAACATCTGGCCCCGGGCCCGGCAGGCCCTCTTCGCGGTCCTCATCGGCGCGATCTGCCTGATCCTGGCCCTCACGGTGCCCCTGGCCCAGTATGAGAACTTCCTGCTCCTCATCGGCACCTTCTTCGTGCCCCTCTTCGGGGTCCTGGCGGCGGACTACTTCGTCCTCCGCCGGTCCTACACGGAGGCCGACCTGTATCAGCCCCTGGCCTTCCGATGGGAGGGTGTGATCGCCTGGGCGCTGGGCGTGGTCACCTATCAGGCCCTCGCCCGTCTCGCCCCTTCCGTGGGCGCTACCTTCCCCGCCTTCGGGGTCTCCTTCCTGGCTTACCTGGGGATCGCGGGGGCGCTCCGCGGGATCGGCCGCGTCCGGCCGGAGCGCGCGTGA